One region of Bombus affinis isolate iyBomAffi1 chromosome 5, iyBomAffi1.2, whole genome shotgun sequence genomic DNA includes:
- the LOC126916255 gene encoding thymidylate kinase, giving the protein MSTVRGALIVLEGCDRAGKSTQAKLLVNALKQRDIPVEQRAFPDRTTATGEIINNYLNRKLNFSLETAHMLFSANRWECKDEILKSLYSGTTVVIDRYAGSGAAYTAAMTNRCLNWCKAPDRGLPSPDVIIFLNVSNETQCSRSNWGSERYENNEIQSQVASNYKKIMDQTWYIINADDSKSSIHSQILQKVLDIIDKVKNLPVGRLYESIESEN; this is encoded by the exons ATGTCAACGGTACGTGGTGCTTTAATAGTATTAGAAGGATGTGATAGGGCGGGAAAATCCACCCAGGCGAAGTTGTTGGTTAATGCGTTGAAACAACGTGACATTCCGGTCGAACAACGAGCGTTTCCTG ATAGAACGACTGCCACtggagaaataataaataattatttgaacAGGAAACTAAATTTTTCACTGGAAACAGCACACATGTTGTTTTCTGCAAATCGATGGGAATGCAAAGATGAAATTTTGAAATCTTTATATAGCGGTACTACTGTTGTTATAGATAG ATACGCTGGTTCAGGTGCTGCTTATACAGCAGCTATGACCAATAGATGTTTAAATTGGTGCAAAGCACCTGACAGAGGACTACCTTCTCCTGATGTAATTATATTCCTCAATGTTTCCAATGAAACTCAGTGTTCACGTAGCAATTGGGGAAGTGAACGGTatgaaaataacgaaattcaGTCACAGGTTGCTTCTAActataagaaaataatggacCAAACATGGTATATAATTAATGCGGATGACAGTAAATCAAGCATACATTCTCAAATATTACAGAAAGTATTAGATATTATAGACAAAGTTAAAAATTTACCTGTTGGTAGATTATACGAATCTATAGAATCTGAGAATTga
- the LOC126917007 gene encoding uncharacterized protein LOC126917007, with product MPSSRLIEERETTVLNRRYFILFQHRFSNTNKINEKITMKAVKEQLFEWACKKYAMNSPLDRRLLREKALELARISGSNGFKCSDRWLITFLREYGFSTDLTSQPGPMFTDYRDWIDLMRSTIVKYRHEDLFHADELTMYSDALPSGIPCNGVKDPRAIDSSRNRVTVLMSCNSSGTTKLPLFVRGPYASKITAKEHVYNHSEDSCIGNRLFRSWLSNVNDRMIESNRKILLFLRRGRARALKDFVASNVRLVYFPEHFPAFLRPLRRDVFHYVKMVFRRRYAERLKRYTMKWNLDDILATLIEAWESIPRELIVFSFQRTHFRTDDCFLRIDCDCWDSLKVGISFKKFVTFDDGFSSEPATYEKNHRCRCYELSNRKNVEQTDNDTVDSALKNMPQGISEATVPKLPNESDRNLRATPLNVKNRTCRKYDCSMATSRVNDNASTATITYNTIKENLVEASSGRRKSRKRIYSETQFSTKEWNGNRCAPEQRNIKNTFVSKYPNVIRSSSFGDGTFQTEANEIRESLQPVVDKASTLSSISTTESNSTNDLIDNINATDRETIRNFEHYAIRNNLTRFERLNNEQGDAKSKCRNRGTVRSSILDKFNQPSTSTNNCNVTSEMIGQDTAQLRMENRSRSQSSNVVANNESSLPSVHQKISNFTKQKRRNSLSDNSEDDSETSEPREKKLKTNRNWSKQFETSFVFGSTDTDYSFGAQRNKNIVESGIFNTSPFVSPRG from the exons ATGCCGAGTAGTCGCCTAATCGAGGAACGAGAAACAAC CGTATTAAATCGCCGATACTTTATACTTTTCCAACATAGATTTTCCAACACAAACAAGATAAACGAAAAGATCACTATGAAGGCGGTAAAGGAGCAACTGTTCGAATGGGCTTGTAAGAAGTACGCGATGAATAGTCCGTTGGACAGACGTCTATTGCGAGAGAAGGCTCTGGAACTGGCAAGGATAAGTGGCTCGAACG GATTCAAGTGCTCGGACAGATGGTTGATTACATTTTTGAGAGAGTACGGCTTCTCTACCGATTTGACAAGTCAGCCGGGACCGATGTTCACCGATTACCGCGACTGGATCGATCTGATGAGATCGACGATAGTCAAGTACAGGCACGAGGATTTGTTTCACGCGGACGAGTTGACCATGTACTCGGACGCTCTCCCTTCGGGAATCCCGTGCAACGGCGTCAAAGATCCAAGGGCGATCGATTCGTCGAGGAACCGAGTGACGGTTTTAATGAGCTGTAATTCTTCGGGAACGACGAAACTACCGCTCTTCGTCCGCGGACCGTATGCGTCCAAGATAACGGCGAAAGAGCACGTTTACAATCACAGCGAGGATTCTTGCATCGGGAACCGGTTGTTCAGAAGTTGGCTGTCGAACGTGAACGATCGTATGATCGAGTCTAATCGAAAGATCTTGCTGTTTCTACGACGAGGCAGAGCTCGCGCGCTGAAGGATTTCGTAGCGAGCAACGTACGGCTCGTTTACTTTCCCGAACATTTCCCGGCATTTTTACGACCGTTGCGGAGGGACGTTTTCCATTACGTTAAAATGGTATTTAGGCGAAG GTACGCAGAGCGATTAAAGCGATATACCATGAAATGGAATCTTGACGACATCCTGGCGACGCTGATCGAAGCTTGGGAGTCAATACCGCGGGAACTGATAGTATTCAGCTTTCAAAGGACCCACTTTAGGACCGACGACTGTTTTCTTCGGATCGATTGCGATTGCTGGGACAGCTTGAAAGTCGGTATCTCGTTCAAAAAATTCGTGACGTTCGACGACGGTTTCTCGAGCGAACCGGCGACGTACGAAAAGAACCATCGATGTCGTTGTTACGAGCTTTCCAACCGCAAAAACGTTGAACAGACCGACAACGATACCGTCGATTCTGCGTTGAAAAACATGCCGCAAGGTATCTCGGAAGCGACGGTTCCAAAACTACCGAACGAATCCGATCGGAATCTTCGAGCGACGCCTCTAAACGTAAAGAACCGTACATGTAGAAAATACGATTGTTCTATGGCAACGAGTCGCGTCAACGATAACGCGAGCACAGCgacgataacgtataacacgaTAAAGGAAAATCTAGTGGAAGCGAGCAGCGGGCGTAGAAAGTCGCGAAAGAGAATTTACAGCGAGACACAATTTTCTACGAAGGAATGGAATGGCAATCGATGTGCGCCCGAGCAGAGGAATATTAAAAATACCTTTGTATCGAAATACCCGAATGTTATCCGTTCGAGTTCGTTCGGAGATGGGACGTTCCAAACagaggcgaacgagatacgaGAGTCTCTCCAACCGGTCGTAGACAAAGCTTCGACTCTATCGTCCATTTCAACCACCGAATCTAACTCTACCAACGATCTAATCGATAATATCAATGCGACTGATCGTGAAACAATAAGGAACTTTGAACATTACGCGATAAGAAACAATCTGACGCGGTTTGAACGCTTAAACAACGAACAAGGTGACGCAAAGTCCAAGTGCAGAAATCGAGGAACCGTACGATCTAGCATTTTGGACAAATTTAATCAACCGTCTACCTCTACGAACAATTGTAACGTTACATCTGAAATGATTGGCCAAGATACGGCTCAACTACGCATGGAAAATCGTAGCAGGAGTCAAAGTTCGAACGTAGTCGCAAACAACGAGAGCAGCTTGCCTTCCGTTCATCAGAAAATCTCGAATTTTACGAAGCAGAAACGACGAAACTCTCTTTCCGACAATTCCGAGGACGATTCTGAGACGAGCGAACCAAgggaaaagaaattgaaaacgAATCGTAATTGGTCTAAACAGTTCGAAACCTCTTTCGTTTTCGGTTCTACGGATACGGATTATTCTTTCGGTGCTCAGCGTAATAAAAATATCGTGGAATCAGGTATTTTTAACACAAGTCCGTTTGTTTCTCCGAGGGGTTAA
- the LOC126916258 gene encoding uncharacterized protein LOC126916258: protein MNFSKLVGKELTRYPRREVLPSSKIRVKPFDVESTLAEVTEARKCQARKYHGPDSLLYSAIYPIVSIMKVLGLAPYDFTGDQLVPSNCYLLFSFVFMGTYSYIIHNVCARFLAVQREKVILNVVETAKVMMNYLIAMYDLTLVIFTRKTFCRIWNAQQDFDERLSQLGYPRKEVKTRIAAWVLLISQIVIWTVVNQSGMFAFNETWLFNMSYMCLYVTNATSVYKFFGMTSFLGQRFHLLNQIARDNLPSRVGYKSTSVSKKTIQELHDELMISGESLGSLYSWSLFFWLGNLSIHIISNLYFITDWIIVTNGYNLSWPLIFNMSSWLVGYVGQLLALHIVCDYTITEANFMAVTLVEWDARIVERYPHKDTVLSTLRFLNRRLHFSAGGLFDVKLSLLSSIVGMMSTYLIILLEFPSS from the exons atgaatttttcaaaGTTGGTGGGAAAAGAATTGACGCGTTACCCGAGGAGAGAGGTTCTTCCATCGTCGAAAATCCGGGTAAAGCCGTTCGACGTTGAAAGTACGCTGGCGGAAGTGACCGAGGCGAGAAAATGTCAGGCGAGAAAGTATCACGGTCCAGATTCGCTATTGTACTCGGCGATTTACCCCATAGTTTCCATAATGAAAGTGTTGGGTTTGGCGCCGTACGATTTCACGGGCGACCAGCTAGTCCCGTCCAACTGCTATCTCCTATTTTCCTTCGTCTTCATGGGTACTTATTCCTACATTATACACAACGTGTGCGCGAGATTCCTTGCCGTGCAGAGAGAGAAAGTGATCCTTAACGTGGTCGAAACTGCCAAG GTAATGATGAACTACCTGATCGCTATGTACGATCTCACATTGGTGATATTCACGAGGAAAACGTTCTGCCGCATTTGGAACGCGCAGCAGGATTTCGACGAGAGGCTTAGCCAATTGGGTTACCCGCGCAAGGAGGTAAAAACTCGAATAGCGGCGTGGGTTCTTTTGATCAGTCAGATCGTTATTTGGACGGTGGTTAATCAGAGTGGAATGTTCGCCTTCAACGAGACTTGGCTGTTTAATATGAGTTACATGTGTCTGTACGTCACCAACGCGACATCCGTCTACAAGTTCTTCGGAATGACGAGCTTTCTCGGTCAACGCTTTCATCTGCTGAACCAGATCGCGAGGGATAATCTACCCTCGAGAGTCGGATACAAAAGCACCAGCGTCAGCAAAAAG ACCATCCAGGAATTGCACGACGAGTTGATGATATCCGGCGAATCCCTGGGCTCCCTTTACTCGTGGTCGCTGTTCTTCTGGCTAGGAAATTTGAGCATACACATCATCAGCAATCTCTACTTTATCACCGATTGGATCATCGTGACGAACGGCTACAACTTATCTTGGCCTCTGATATTCAACATGAGCTCCTGGCTTGTCGGATACGTGGGACAGCTGTTGGCCCTGCACATCGTTTGCGATTACACGATAACCGAG GCTAATTTCATGGCTGTGACCCTGGTCGAATGGGACGCGAGAATAGTCGAGAGATATCCACACA AGGATACCGTTCTTAGTACGCTGCGCTTTCTCAATAGACGGCTTCATTTCTCCGCCGGCGGTCTCTTCGACGTCAAGTTGTCGTTGCTCAGCTcg ATCGTCGGAATGATGTCGACGTATCTGATAATCCTTTTGGAGTTTCCTTCGTCTTGA